Proteins encoded together in one Rubripirellula reticaptiva window:
- a CDS encoding SDR family NAD(P)-dependent oxidoreductase — translation MTVLNGKRAIVTGSSRGIGRGIALQLAAQGAEVIINFRSHPDEAADVVAQCEAVGGKAHMIAADLGIQSEVERLVAESADLMGGLDIVVSNAAYSDRHLMLESDLNEFHKTIDISMWGAFYLVRSSARLMVEAENGGNIVVISSPHAHMAIPGAMAYNMAKAANDQMGKTAACELAQHGIRVNIIHPGWTDTPGERKFFSEETLATEAAKLPLGRLGAAEEIGRGVVFLCDPASQYITGSTLTIDGGIQLPWREMYRTKERPSGVS, via the coding sequence ATGACGGTATTGAACGGAAAGCGGGCGATTGTCACCGGTTCATCACGAGGAATCGGGCGAGGAATTGCCCTGCAATTGGCTGCCCAAGGCGCCGAAGTCATCATTAATTTTCGCAGCCACCCGGACGAAGCGGCAGACGTGGTTGCCCAGTGCGAAGCGGTCGGTGGAAAAGCTCACATGATCGCGGCCGATCTTGGCATTCAATCCGAAGTCGAGCGTTTGGTGGCCGAATCGGCAGACTTGATGGGGGGACTGGATATCGTCGTCAGCAATGCCGCTTACAGCGATCGCCACTTGATGCTGGAATCGGATTTGAATGAATTCCACAAGACGATCGACATCAGCATGTGGGGCGCGTTTTATCTGGTGCGAAGCAGCGCCAGATTGATGGTCGAAGCAGAAAACGGCGGCAACATCGTTGTCATCAGCAGCCCCCACGCTCACATGGCGATCCCCGGCGCGATGGCCTACAACATGGCCAAAGCCGCGAACGACCAAATGGGAAAAACCGCCGCCTGCGAACTGGCCCAGCACGGCATTCGCGTCAACATCATTCACCCAGGCTGGACGGACACTCCCGGCGAACGAAAGTTCTTTTCCGAAGAAACGCTGGCAACCGAAGCTGCAAAGCTGCCACTCGGACGACTTGGTGCTGCCGAAGAAATTGGCCGTGGCGTGGTGTTCCTTTGCGATCCGGCCAGCCAGTACATTACTGGCAGCACATTGACCATCGACGGCGGAATTCAATTGCCGTGGCGAGAAATGTATCGCACAAAAGAGAGGCCATCGGGCGTTTCTTGA